A stretch of DNA from Prochlorococcus marinus str. SB:
TTCTTCATCAAATGGATCTTCGTTAATTCCAATGTAAAAAGTTCTTCTATATTTTTCGTATCCTTTCAACAAAGCTTCGCGCAAGGCTACTTCAACGACATTAGGAGGCAACTTTTTTTCCTCACTAATATCTTCAATAAGATTGTTTAAACCTGGGAGAATAACTAATGCCATCTATGATGGGAAAATTGAATAATGGTTGAAAAATAATTAATCTTGTAAAGTACTAAGACTAATTTTTAATACTTCATCGAAAGGGATTTTCTTTATCCTACCTTTAATGTTAATAGCTAAATAATCATTAGACTTTTCATAAAGTAAACCATTCACGAATTTTATTTTTGAATTCTTTTGGTTTAACTCAACATTAACTGGAAAACCCTTAAAAGTTTTGAAGTCTCTTTCTGAGGTTAATTCATCACTGACCCCTTGACTACTAATTTCTAACACATATGAACAATTCAAAAGATTTGATTTTTCTATTTCGTCAGATGCTGGGGTATTAAATAGCGCACAATCATCTAATGAAATGTCATCTCCATTAGTTTTTCGTATAGTTATTTCAATAACAATTGGATTTTGATTAGTTTGTATATTTAAACTGTAGATTTCTAAATCCCGTTCATTAGCAACTTTTTCTAATAGAACCTCTAGTTTACTTTTGTTTTCTTTATTCAAATTTATTCATAAATTTATTTAAAATTTATTTTCACACATAAAGAAGTTTTTTCTAAAGAAAAATTCAAAAATTTGTATTTTATGGATGTAAACAAAAAAACAACAATAATCTTTTTCTTCAATTAGATTTGTCAATAAAATTAAAAAAACTATTAATTAAATGAAGTATCTCAAGATTAAATTTATTAATTTAATCCAAATTTTCATTATTAGTTGTTTTTTTATACTCAATTTCTTTCAAAATGCTGAAGTTTTAGCTTTGACTTCTTTTGAAAGTCATAATTTCGTATCATCAGCAGTTAAAAATATTGCCCCTGCAGTTGTAAAAATTGATACTGAGCGGTTGGTAGAGAGGCAACAATTTGATCCTACTTTACTTGACCCACTATTAAGGGACTTACTTGGCGAGCAAGGAATTACTCCTGAAAGGGAGAGAGGTCAAGGTTCTGGTGTGATCATTAATGAGAATGGTTTGGTTCTTACGAATGCTCATGTCGTAGAAAGAGTAGATAATGTTTCAGTTACTCTGGCAGATGGATCTATTTGTGAAGGTCAAGTTTTAGGAACAGATGCAGTAACTGATCTAGCTCTAGTAAAAATTGATGAAGATGCTTATTCTGGTTTTGCACCACTTGGAAATTCTGAAGATCTTGAAGTTGGGGATTGGGCAATAGCTCTTGGTACTCCCTATGGCCTTGAAAAAACAGTTACCTTAGGAATTGTTAGCAGCTTGCATAGAGATATTAATAGTTTAGGATTTTCAGATAAAAGGCTTGATCTTATCCAGACTGATGCGGCAATAAATCCAGGCAATTCTGGGGGACCACTCATTAATTCCAATGGTGAGGTAATAGGAATTAATACATTAGTAAGAAGTGGCCCTGGAGCAGGTTTAGGTTTTGCGATTCCCATTAATCTAGCTAAAAGTGTTTCTGATCAGCTTCTTGAGAATGGGGAAGTTATTCATCCATATTTAGGGGTACAATTGGTTTCTTTAAATCCTAGAATCGCTAAAGAACATAATCGAGACCCCAATTCGTTAGTTCAATTACCTGAAAGAAATGGAGCTCTAATTCAATCAGTAATGCCTAATAGCCCCGCTGAAAAAGCTGGTTTAAGGAGAGGTGATTTAGTAATTGCAGCGGAAAATATCTCTATAAAAGAACCTAAGGCTTTACTGGATGAAGTAGAAAAAGCTCAGATAGGAAAAGTATTTCTTTTAGATATTTTGAGAGATAATAAAGAGATACAGATAAATATAAAACCTGAACCTCTGCCTGGTTTGACATAAAGCAACTATTGAAATTTAATAATTTATAAACATTAGAGAAAAGATTTTGGATTTACAAACTCAAATGAAAAAAGTTGTTGCTGATGCATCAATAAGAGAAGTAAAGAGTGGCATGATTCTCGGATTAGGATCTGGATCTACAGCTGCGTTAATGATAAAAAGCCTTGCGGATGAAATAAGTTCTGGCAAACTTCAAAATATAAGAGGTGTTGCAACTTCTTTTCAATCAGAAGTTTTAGCGCTTGAGTTGGATATTCCGCTTATCGATTTAGCTTCTGTATCTCAAATTGATTTAGCTATTGATGGAGCAGATGAAGTTGATCCAGGATTTCAATTAATAAAAGGAGGAGGAGCATGCCATGTTAGAGAAAAGTTAGTGGCATCTAAAGCTAATCAATTGTTGATTGTTGTTGATGAAACTAAACTTGTACAAAATCTAAATAAATCTTTCCCTTTACCTGTAGAAGTCCTTCCAAATGCTTGGAAGCAAGTTCAGGAAGTGATTTCAGAAATGAATGGCAGTTCTTCTTTAAGAATGGCTACTAAAAAAGCTGGCCCAGTTGTTACTGACCAAGGCAATCTCATCTTAGATGTATTATTTAATGATGGTATTAAAAATCCAAAAGATATCGAAATGAAGATTAATAATATTCCAGGAGTATTAGAAAATGGGTTATTTGTTGATCTTACAGACAAAGTATTAGTTGGCAAAATTGAAAACAACATTCCATTGGTTTACTCACCCGCCAGAGCTAGCTAATCTTCAAATCTTATTTGTACAGAGTTAGCGTGGCTATGTAAGCCCTCACTTTTAGCAAGATTAATAATATCAAGACAATTAACTTTTAAACTTTCTTCATTAAATTCTATTATTGAAGTATTTTTCATAAAAGTTTCAACCCCCAAAGAACCGCTAAATCTAGAATTTCCTGATGTAGGTAAAGTATGATTTGGCCCAGCAAGATAATCTCCAACAGCTTCTGGGGTCCATTGTCCTAAAAATATCGCTCCAGCATTCTCTATACCTGCAAGAATTTTTTGTGAATCTATAGTAATAATTTCTAGGTGCTCAGGGGCAAAGTTATTGCTTAGTTCAATACATGATTCGTAATTCTCGCAAATCACAATTAAACCCCAATTTTTTATTGATTGCATGCAAATTTCTTTTCTCGGATGATCATCTATTTTTTTATAGACTTCTTCTAGAACTTCTTTTGCCTGTTTCTTTGATGTAGTAAGAAGTATTGATGAAGCTAAAGGATCATGCTCTGCTTGCGCTAGTAGATCAGACGCTATATGAGTGCTTTGAGCTGTTTCATCTGCAATGATTAATATTTCACTTGGACCAGCTAAAGAATCAATCCCTGTAGAGCCATAAATAAGTTTTTTTGCAGTCGTAACATAGATATTTCCTGGGCCTGAAATGACGTCAACTTTATTGATTTGATTTGTGCCAAATGCTAAAGCACCAATCGCTTGAGCTCCTCCAATTCTAAATACTTTATTGATTCCTGATAAGTGGGCTGCAGCTAAAACAGTTTTGTTTATTTTCCCTTCTTTATTTCCAGGAGATACCATTATAATTTCATCTACTCCTGCTACTTTTGCAGGTATTGCATTCATCAAAACTGTACTTGGATAAGCAGCTCTACCTCCAGGAATATAAATACCTGCATATTTAACTGGTCTCCATCTTCTTTGGACGGTATCACCAAATTTACCTTTTATGGTGAAAGATTGAGGAATTTCTTTTTCATGGAATTTTTGAATTCTTTTATGAGCTACCATAAGTGACTGCTTCAAATTGTTATCAATTTCATCCCATGCATTTTTTATTTGATCCGAACTCACTTGCATAGGGTTAGGGTCGAAACCATCAAATTTTTTTGTATATTTTTTTACTGCTATATCTCCAGAAATTTTTACCTCTTGAAGAATTTCTTCAACAATTGTATTTATTTTATTATTGTTATCTGAATTAGTTCGAGTAGAAATCCTTTTTAATTCTTCAATAGCTTCTTTTTTATTATTTATGATCTTCATTTGTTTAATTTTTCAAATAGTAGAAAGGCTTAAAACTCAATTTAATAACTTTTAAATTATATATGATTGATTAGTAGTCGATTTATTTGTTATGATAATAATCTTCTATTTATGCACCCTCTGTGGCCAATAACAAATCAGCAAAAAAGAGAATACAAATCGCCGAAAGAAATCGTTTAATAAATAAGTCATATAAATCTACTGTTAGGACTTTAACCAAAAAAACCTTAGAGAATTGCGAAAAATATAAAAAGAACCCTAATGAGGAGAATAAAAATTTAGTGAAAACAAGTCTTAATAAAGCTTTTAGCTTAATTGATAAAGCAGTTAAAAAAAATGTTCTTCACAAAAATAACGGTGCTAATAAAAAATCGAAAATCAATAATTTTGTAAAAACTACTCTTACCACTTAGTAAAAAGACAGATTATAATTATGAGCGATATAGAACTCATAGACTCGCACTGTCATTTAATATTTGAAAATTTTGAGAGAGATCTTGAAGATGTTGTTTTAAGATTGCGTTTAAGAGGTGTAAAAAAATTAGTTCATGCTTGTTGTGAATTAACAGAAATTCCAAAGTTGAAAAAAATATCCAATGAATTTAATGAAATTTACTATTCAGTTGGTTTGCATCCGCTAGAAGCGAAAAAATGGGAACAAACTTCAAAATCTCTTCTAAGAAAATCAGCTCTTGAAGATAAACGAGTTGTAGCTATCGGAGAATTAGGCTTGGATTTTTTCAAAAATGAAAATAAAATTCAGCAGATTGAAGCACTTATTCCGCAAATGGAGTTAGCTCATGAACTTCAATTACCAGTAATCATCCATTGCAGAGATGCTGCAAATGAAATGATTGAGATATGTAGTGATCTTTCTAAAAAAGGAAAATGTCCTGATGGTGTACTTCATTGTTGGACAGGAACACCAAAAGAAATGAAGCAATTTTTAGATCTTGGATTTTACATAAGTTTTAGTGGTATAGTAACTTTCCCAAAAGCACATGAAATTCATGAGTGTGCCAAAATAGTGCCAAATGATAAATACTTAATTGAAACTGATTCACCATTTTTAGCTCCTGTCCCTCATAGGGGTAAAAGAAATGAACCTGCATTTGTTGAAAATGTCGCCAATTTTATGGCAGATTTAAGATCTACTGAATTAACCACAATTGCTAGAGAGTCATACAAGAATGCTGAAGATTTGTTTAAATTTGACTTGTTAAGTAGGCCTAGAAACTGTTAAGATAAGGAATTACTGGAAAATTTTCTTAATTTTTTGACTTTAACTTACAAAGTTAATGATTTATCAGCATTAATCAAAATTTAATTATTCTTTATTAGATTGTTTTTTTGTTGAAATCGAGATTTAATGGTTGATCTTATTTTAAGTTAAAAGTTAAAGAACTAATTATTGAGTAAATTAAAAGTAAATAGTAAATCTCACAAAATCGCAGGTTTCTTGGATGAGCAGTAGCGCTTTACAGGTAGCAAAAACAGCTACTTATCTACCAGATTTAGTTGAAGTACAAAGAGCAAGCTTTAAATGGTTTTTAGAAAAGGGTTTAATAGAAGAATTACAAAATTTCTCCCCGATTTCTGATTACACGGGTAAGTTAGAGTTACATTTTATTGGTGAAGAGTACAAGTTAAAAAGACCTAGACATGATGTTGAGGAAGCTAAAAGAAGAGATGCTACATTTGCATCCCAGATGTATGTAATTTGCAGGTTAATTAATAAAGAGACAGGGGAAATTAAAGAACAAGAGGTATTTATTGGCGAACTACCATTAATGACTGAAAGAGGAACTTTCATTATTAATGGAGCCGAAAGAGTTATTGTTAATCAAATTGTTCGCAGTCCTGGAGTATATTTCAAAGATGAACTGGATAAAAATGGTCGAAGAACTTATAACGCTAGTGTTATTCCTAATAGAGGAGCATGGTTAAAATTCGAGACTGACAAAAATAATTTGCTTTATGTGAGAGTTGATAAAACTAGAAAAATTAATGCACATGTTCTTATGAGAGCGATGGGTCTCTCAGATAATGATGTGGTCGATAAACTTAGGCATCCTGAGTTTTATCAAAACTCAATTGACTCAGCTAATGACGAGGGTATTAATTCAGAAGATCAGGCATTACTTGAGCTATACAAGAAGCTACGTCCTGGTGAACCACCCTCCGTTTCTGGCGGACAGCAGCTATTGCACAGTAGATTCTTTGATCCCAAAAGATATGACTTAGGCCGAGTTGGTAGATATAAAATAAATAAAAAATTGAGACTCACCGTTCCAGACGATGTGAGAACACTTACCCATGAAGATGTTCTTTCTACCATTGATTATTTAATTAATCTTGAATTGGATATCGGCGGCGCTAGTTTGGATGATATTGACCATCTTGGTAATCGAAGGGTTAGATCTGTAGGAGAACTTCTTCAAAATCAAGTTCGGGTTGGACTTAATCGTTTAGAGAGAATTATCAAAGAAAGAATGACTGTGGGCGAAACAGATTCTTTAACACCTGCTCAACTAGTAAATCCCAAACCCTTAGTTGCTGCCATAAAAGAATTTTTTGGCTCCAGTCAATTAAGTCAGTTCATGGATCAAACTAATCCTCTAGCTGAATTAACACATAAGAGAAGAATCTCGGCATTAGGTCCAGGGGGGTTAACTCGAGAAAGAGCAGGCTTTGCGGTGCGAGATATTCACCCATCACATTATGGAAGATTATGTCCTATCGAGACTCCTGAAGGTCCTAATGCAGGACTTATAAATTCTTTAGCTACTCACGCAAGAGTTAATGAGTACGGTTTTATTGAAACACCTTTTTGGGAAGTTAATAACGGTAAAGTTAATAAGGAAGGTAATCCGGTTTATCTTTCTGCTGACTTAGAAGATGAGTGTAGGGTGGCACCAGGAGACGTAGCAACTGACAAGGATGGTAATATAATTGCAAATCTAATCCCAGTAAGATACAGACAGGATTTTGAAAAAGTTCC
This window harbors:
- the rimP gene encoding ribosome maturation factor RimP produces the protein MNKENKSKLEVLLEKVANERDLEIYSLNIQTNQNPIVIEITIRKTNGDDISLDDCALFNTPASDEIEKSNLLNCSYVLEISSQGVSDELTSERDFKTFKGFPVNVELNQKNSKIKFVNGLLYEKSNDYLAINIKGRIKKIPFDEVLKISLSTLQD
- a CDS encoding trypsin-like peptidase domain-containing protein, whose translation is MKYLKIKFINLIQIFIISCFFILNFFQNAEVLALTSFESHNFVSSAVKNIAPAVVKIDTERLVERQQFDPTLLDPLLRDLLGEQGITPERERGQGSGVIINENGLVLTNAHVVERVDNVSVTLADGSICEGQVLGTDAVTDLALVKIDEDAYSGFAPLGNSEDLEVGDWAIALGTPYGLEKTVTLGIVSSLHRDINSLGFSDKRLDLIQTDAAINPGNSGGPLINSNGEVIGINTLVRSGPGAGLGFAIPINLAKSVSDQLLENGEVIHPYLGVQLVSLNPRIAKEHNRDPNSLVQLPERNGALIQSVMPNSPAEKAGLRRGDLVIAAENISIKEPKALLDEVEKAQIGKVFLLDILRDNKEIQINIKPEPLPGLT
- the rpiA gene encoding ribose-5-phosphate isomerase RpiA, whose product is MDLQTQMKKVVADASIREVKSGMILGLGSGSTAALMIKSLADEISSGKLQNIRGVATSFQSEVLALELDIPLIDLASVSQIDLAIDGADEVDPGFQLIKGGGACHVREKLVASKANQLLIVVDETKLVQNLNKSFPLPVEVLPNAWKQVQEVISEMNGSSSLRMATKKAGPVVTDQGNLILDVLFNDGIKNPKDIEMKINNIPGVLENGLFVDLTDKVLVGKIENNIPLVYSPARAS
- the hisD gene encoding histidinol dehydrogenase, which encodes MKIINNKKEAIEELKRISTRTNSDNNNKINTIVEEILQEVKISGDIAVKKYTKKFDGFDPNPMQVSSDQIKNAWDEIDNNLKQSLMVAHKRIQKFHEKEIPQSFTIKGKFGDTVQRRWRPVKYAGIYIPGGRAAYPSTVLMNAIPAKVAGVDEIIMVSPGNKEGKINKTVLAAAHLSGINKVFRIGGAQAIGALAFGTNQINKVDVISGPGNIYVTTAKKLIYGSTGIDSLAGPSEILIIADETAQSTHIASDLLAQAEHDPLASSILLTTSKKQAKEVLEEVYKKIDDHPRKEICMQSIKNWGLIVICENYESCIELSNNFAPEHLEIITIDSQKILAGIENAGAIFLGQWTPEAVGDYLAGPNHTLPTSGNSRFSGSLGVETFMKNTSIIEFNEESLKVNCLDIINLAKSEGLHSHANSVQIRFED
- the rpsT gene encoding 30S ribosomal protein S20 codes for the protein MANNKSAKKRIQIAERNRLINKSYKSTVRTLTKKTLENCEKYKKNPNEENKNLVKTSLNKAFSLIDKAVKKNVLHKNNGANKKSKINNFVKTTLTT
- a CDS encoding TatD family hydrolase, coding for MSDIELIDSHCHLIFENFERDLEDVVLRLRLRGVKKLVHACCELTEIPKLKKISNEFNEIYYSVGLHPLEAKKWEQTSKSLLRKSALEDKRVVAIGELGLDFFKNENKIQQIEALIPQMELAHELQLPVIIHCRDAANEMIEICSDLSKKGKCPDGVLHCWTGTPKEMKQFLDLGFYISFSGIVTFPKAHEIHECAKIVPNDKYLIETDSPFLAPVPHRGKRNEPAFVENVANFMADLRSTELTTIARESYKNAEDLFKFDLLSRPRNC